The Planococcus halocryophilus nucleotide sequence CGCTCCTGCAAAACATGTAGATTTCGTTGGCTATGATCAAGCCTATCAGACAGGTAACTTGCAAGCAGGCGGCTCAGTTCGCTTTGATATGGGCACAGTTTCTGCTGGGTCTAACGGCGATGTACGCATCATTTTTGATGAAGAATTGTTTCCGGGTATTGCTCAACAAGATGGAACTATCCGCTCAGAATTAACCGATGAAAAAGATCGTTTAGAAGCGGAGGCACTTGCTTTTTCGACAAAACAAAACACCAGTCGTTTCTGGGGAAATGGTTTTGTAGCAGCTGCTGGTGCATTTTTATTAGCACTTGTCGCTTGGGCATGGAATCAAGCTCGCCAAATGAAGCTCCAAGCAAAGCCTAATACTACTGACTTTTTTGTACCCAAGCAAAAGATGAGCATTCCAGCGACCTTGTATTTTACCAAATCTTCTATTTTAACGCCCGCTGTTACAGCTGCAGCCTTAATGGAATTGGTGCGCAAAAAGAACATTGAACAATTGTCAGAAGAAAAATTCAAATTAATTAGCCGACAAACCGACTATATACATGAAGAAAAATTATTGGAATTGCTTTTTGATAAAACTGGAGATGGCGAATTTTTCGAGACAACAGATCTTGAAAATTACACAAAAAATGAGTTAAACCACTCTTCTTATAATGATTCTATTGCCGCTTGGCGAAATGGCGTCGTTGAAGAAGTACGTGAACACAATTTGCATGACAAGCACCTTGCTCTTCGCGTAACTACTGGATTTATTGGAACGGGGTTGTTTGGAGCTGCAATCTATTTTGGGCTTTTAGATCTTCTCCCGTTGATGATTTTCTCTATTATAACTGGCATTTTCTTACTTGCTTTTTGTTTCTATTCCCCGATAACTTACGAGGGACATGTTATTCGAGAAGAGTGGAAACAACTACAAAGAGCCATGGAGAACTTGGATCAAACTGAATGGAATCGACTAACACAAGATGATAAAATGCGCGCATATAGTTACCTGTTAGGTGCAGAAGAAAATTCTGCGAACCAAAAAACGCAAAGCTTTACAAATGCCTATAGCGATGCGGCTTTTGCAAACTTCGGCTTGTTTTATAACCCTGTTCTACTGACTGGGTTATTCATAGCTGCTAATGCCAACACTACTGTTTCTGCTAGTACTACTGATTCTTTTGGTGGCGGTGGTGGCGTAGGAGGCGGCGGTGGTGGATCTGGTGCATTTTAAACGTTAAACTTGAGCGGCTGAGATTTTTCTTAGCCGTTTTTGTTTTGCCTTACAGATCTTAGGGAACTAGAATTCAAAAGATCTTTTTACAAATGGAGGAATTATCCGATGTTGACAAAAAACTCAACTTTACTAACGAAAGACGATTTTTCAGTACGTAACGACTTACCCCAATGGCTTTTAGCTGAATACAAAACCTTTCACGAAACCGTAACCGATAAAACCTTTCCTTGTTATTTCGGAATGAATGGCGAGTTAAAAGGTGAATTGCGCTATGCCTATATTACGCAAGAAAATTGGAGCAACTTACCTTCTGCGGTGGAGGCGTTTTTAACATTATTCGATGACCCAAAACATAAGCGTCATGGCTTGTTTGTTTTTGTCGAACCGTTCAAAGAAGAAGGGACGCTTGAGGCTTACCGTAAACAGTTCTGGGACATCCTTCAATACTTACATGACGAAGATGAAATGGAATGGCCTAAAGACGCACCTCGTG carries:
- a CDS encoding DUF2207 domain-containing protein; its protein translation is MHKKKSTIALWVLLIFALFPIQALAVEYSISNVTIEAQVNADGTVDVTENHTYRFEGEFNGITREIIPKGGTLVQQFSATEGNRKLKVEHQENVYKVFRSGEDETITIEIRYEIQNAIVKFEDGAQFYWPFFDDRNDSDYEQLAVTVLPPAPAKHVDFVGYDQAYQTGNLQAGGSVRFDMGTVSAGSNGDVRIIFDEELFPGIAQQDGTIRSELTDEKDRLEAEALAFSTKQNTSRFWGNGFVAAAGAFLLALVAWAWNQARQMKLQAKPNTTDFFVPKQKMSIPATLYFTKSSILTPAVTAAALMELVRKKNIEQLSEEKFKLISRQTDYIHEEKLLELLFDKTGDGEFFETTDLENYTKNELNHSSYNDSIAAWRNGVVEEVREHNLHDKHLALRVTTGFIGTGLFGAAIYFGLLDLLPLMIFSIITGIFLLAFCFYSPITYEGHVIREEWKQLQRAMENLDQTEWNRLTQDDKMRAYSYLLGAEENSANQKTQSFTNAYSDAAFANFGLFYNPVLLTGLFIAANANTTVSASTTDSFGGGGGVGGGGGGSGAF
- a CDS encoding YqcI/YcgG family protein, which gives rise to MLTKNSTLLTKDDFSVRNDLPQWLLAEYKTFHETVTDKTFPCYFGMNGELKGELRYAYITQENWSNLPSAVEAFLTLFDDPKHKRHGLFVFVEPFKEEGTLEAYRKQFWDILQYLHDEDEMEWPKDAPRDPDHYLWDFTFKGEPIFIFGNTPAYKQRKTRDLGNAMVLGFQPRRIFEGLKGTEKGGVMSREKVRQRVEAWDHLPTHPDISHFGDPNHNEWKQFFIGDDSEPIKGKCPFSHKEMK